One Peptostreptococcus equinus genomic window carries:
- the dltD gene encoding D-alanyl-lipoteichoic acid biosynthesis protein DltD, with translation MKNVKKIKYILLPIVISVIFTIGFNKFLDVANNSLLKSKDLYPMLHNPVSLIKDKGVYANNKLVNEEDYILMMGSSEFSHSTLQHPDYYFDTNRTTHGAITVGRAYTQSLQHSTVLGSLDNLNKDKKVVLILSMQWFMEKNGVTKHHFETRFSPVQFYKYLENPRISKKNKIEYTNRVKDLLCKSKDFKAEHIYASIYNDNSPKAKAIKTLFSPYFSLREYMVGLKDKGILFEHLLLLPDKKDDKNIKKIDWEKEKQNAIREAVQRVGKDKKTLGNSDLSIDKGYYNAYIKPNKKKLKNFYAYVDFHQSQEYNDLKLFMDTCKDLGVKPTIVLVPAMDGYYTYTGIDKNERQVFFDKTKSILKDYNYTLVDTSDKGETKYYLRDVMHLGTLGWVDVSKKIYDIYER, from the coding sequence GTGAAAAATGTAAAGAAAATAAAATATATACTACTACCAATAGTTATATCAGTTATATTCACTATTGGATTTAATAAATTTTTAGATGTAGCAAACAATAGTCTTTTAAAGAGCAAGGACTTATATCCAATGTTGCATAATCCAGTCTCTTTAATAAAGGATAAGGGAGTATATGCAAATAATAAGCTAGTGAATGAAGAAGATTATATTTTGATGATGGGTTCATCTGAATTTAGTCATTCTACCTTGCAACATCCTGACTATTACTTTGATACCAACAGAACTACACATGGAGCGATTACAGTAGGTAGAGCTTATACACAATCACTACAGCATTCTACAGTATTAGGAAGTTTGGATAATTTGAATAAAGATAAAAAAGTAGTACTTATCCTATCTATGCAGTGGTTTATGGAAAAAAATGGTGTTACAAAGCATCACTTTGAAACTAGGTTTTCACCAGTGCAGTTTTATAAATACTTAGAAAATCCGAGAATAAGCAAAAAGAATAAGATAGAATATACAAATAGAGTAAAAGACCTTTTATGTAAGTCAAAAGATTTTAAGGCAGAACATATATATGCAAGCATATATAATGATAATTCTCCAAAAGCTAAGGCAATAAAAACTTTATTTTCCCCATATTTCTCGCTTAGAGAATATATGGTTGGGCTAAAGGATAAAGGAATTTTATTTGAGCATTTACTATTGCTTCCAGATAAGAAAGATGATAAAAATATTAAAAAGATAGATTGGGAAAAAGAAAAACAAAATGCAATAAGAGAAGCTGTCCAAAGGGTTGGTAAAGATAAAAAAACACTTGGTAACAGTGATCTTTCTATAGATAAGGGATACTACAATGCCTATATAAAACCAAATAAGAAAAAATTGAAAAATTTCTATGCTTATGTTGATTTTCACCAGTCTCAGGAATATAATGATTTAAAATTATTTATGGATACATGTAAAGACTTAGGTGTGAAACCTACAATAGTTTTAGTTCCAGCTATGGATGGATATTATACATATACAGGTATAGATAAAAATGAAAGACAAGTATTCTTTGATAAGACAAAGTCAATTCTTAAAGACTACAATTATACCTTAGTAGATACAAGTGACAAGGGTGAAACCAAATATTACTTAAGAGATGTTATGCATCTAGGAACTCTTGGTTGGGTGGATGTAAGTAAGAAAATATATGATATATATGAGAGGTAG